In the Puntigrus tetrazona isolate hp1 chromosome 9, ASM1883169v1, whole genome shotgun sequence genome, one interval contains:
- the LOC122351191 gene encoding whey acidic protein-like, with the protein MAPYRAEKPGVCPSSNLRCIRSENLCSQDGNCPGDQKCCNNGCGLHCMPPYREKPGVCPRKTLELGACIEMCSHDGDCPNDEKCCSNGCGHQCIALTKEKPGVCPSNSFIRCIWSQNLCYQDSNCPDDLKCCIDGCGSRCMPPYREKPGVCPSSYPRYCFRSENLCSQDGNCPGHLKCCNDGCGFHCVAPYREKPGVCPSNSLLRCIWSQNLCSQDGNCPDNKKCCTDGCGSRCMLPYREKPGVCPRRFLGVGMCKKLCVDDTDCLGNGKCCSTTCGRDCTAPRKGVMY; encoded by the exons ATGGCTCCGTATAGAG CAGAAAAGCCAGGGGTGTGTCCAAGTAGCAACCTTAGATGTATTCGGAGTGAGAACCTCTGTTCCCAGGACGGTAACTGTCCGGGTGATCAGAAATGCTGCAACAATGGATGTGGACTTCATTGTATGCCTCCATATAGAG AAAAGCCTGGAGTGTGTCCAAGGAAGACCCTTGAATTAGGAGCTTGTATTGAAATGTGTTCCCATGATGGTGACTGTCCGAATGATGAGAAGTGCTGCAGCAATGGATGTGGACATCAGTGCATAGCTCTTACTAAAG AAAAGCCAGGAGTGTGTCCAAGCAACAGCTTCATACGTTGTATTTGGAGTCAGAATCTCTGTTACCAGGACAGTAACTGCCCAGATGATCTGAAATGCTGCATTGATGGATGTGGAAGTCGGTGTATGCCTCCATACAGAG AAAAGCCAGGAGTGTGTCCAAGCAGCTACCCCAGATATTGTTTCAGGAGTGAGAATCTCTGTTCCCAGGATGGTAACTGTCCAGGTCATCTGAAATGCTGCAACGATGGATGTGGATTTCATTGTGTGGCTCCATATAGAG AAAAGCCAGGAGTGTGCCCAAGCAACAGCCTCTTACGTTGTATTTGGAGCCAGAATCTCTGTTCCCAGGACGGTAACTGTCCAGATAATAAAAAGTGCTGCACTGATGGATGCGGAAGTCGGTGTATGCTTCCATATAGag AAAAGCCAGGAGTGTGTCCGAGAAGGTTCCTCGGTGTAGGAATGTGTAAGAAGTTGTGTGTTGATGACACCGACTGTCTGGGCAACGGGAAATGCTGCAGCACAACGTGCGGACGTGATTGTACAGCTCCTCGTAAAGGTGTGATGTACTGA